One window of the Candidatus Chryseobacterium colombiense genome contains the following:
- a CDS encoding LysM peptidoglycan-binding domain-containing protein has translation MIKRFFILSSICMVLGASAQKSHTVAKGDTPYNIAKRYGLTVDELLKLNPKFKEGKLAIGDVLTVRSGTTSGAKTNTAEKPKSITAFQSGKIILQPKQTIYGITKQYHVSEADLRTLNPDLESHMKIGDEITLPLENIKKYGGNEQHVTVTTPTVTSKPVEKTVDTNTVADGEYVIQAKDNYYRVSKQFNISQKELFTLNPGLEERGLKPGEKIIVKKSNTNTISEPVNSKEKMDSGSEKNTTPSEAVAGDDFVTYTVQQGDTVFSIVNKFGISIDELIALNPDLSHGLKAGMVLKIKKQDPAYVKKNGDALSVVLMLPFGYSTNETQYRSMAMDFLTGAKLAIERNARNGQKLEIKIVDSGNEGTFRNSLTQINPDNTDLIIGPFFKSNVVDVLDFTKNQKIPIVAPFANSPELYNYSNLIIVETNDQTYADKIVDEVRASYSDQKIYIVADAKKTNANYIKSGLEKALKKPNVIIVNSASEIQLDQNMMTGQSAPVIAILANESNDVGEVFANKVISLSKDVQGIKAFSMYYIPVFEKKVDELSQANLVYLMDRKINAEGSFEKEILAAYKSKYCKTPPKYAIIGFDVVNDMLTRENRKGEIFRQMNKVQTQLATKFEFVKSKANGAYVNTGYRVIRLVP, from the coding sequence ATGATAAAGAGGTTTTTTATTTTATCCAGTATATGTATGGTTTTGGGAGCATCCGCTCAAAAATCACATACCGTTGCAAAAGGGGATACTCCTTATAATATTGCTAAAAGATACGGGCTCACTGTTGATGAATTACTTAAACTGAACCCTAAATTTAAAGAAGGGAAACTGGCTATTGGTGATGTTCTAACGGTAAGATCCGGAACGACTTCAGGAGCTAAAACAAACACTGCTGAAAAGCCAAAATCAATCACCGCTTTTCAATCTGGAAAGATTATTTTGCAGCCTAAACAAACGATTTACGGAATTACGAAACAATATCATGTTTCCGAGGCTGATCTTAGAACACTTAATCCTGATCTTGAGTCTCACATGAAAATAGGAGACGAGATCACCTTACCTCTTGAGAATATCAAAAAATACGGAGGAAATGAGCAACATGTTACTGTGACTACACCAACAGTAACCTCTAAACCTGTTGAAAAAACTGTCGATACCAATACCGTTGCAGATGGAGAATATGTGATACAGGCAAAAGACAACTATTATAGAGTTTCAAAACAATTCAATATTTCCCAGAAAGAATTATTTACTTTAAATCCGGGATTGGAAGAAAGAGGATTGAAACCCGGAGAAAAGATTATCGTAAAAAAATCAAATACAAACACAATTTCTGAACCAGTTAACTCAAAAGAGAAAATGGATTCAGGAAGTGAAAAAAATACAACTCCATCAGAAGCTGTTGCAGGGGATGATTTTGTCACCTACACTGTTCAGCAGGGAGATACTGTTTTCTCTATTGTGAATAAGTTTGGAATTTCTATTGATGAATTAATCGCTTTAAATCCTGATTTATCACACGGATTAAAAGCCGGAATGGTTTTAAAAATAAAAAAACAGGATCCTGCTTATGTAAAGAAAAACGGCGATGCACTAAGTGTTGTTTTAATGCTTCCTTTTGGATATAGTACAAACGAAACACAGTACAGATCTATGGCAATGGATTTCCTTACAGGAGCGAAATTAGCCATCGAAAGAAACGCAAGAAACGGTCAAAAGCTGGAAATTAAAATTGTAGACTCCGGTAACGAAGGAACTTTCAGAAACTCTCTGACACAGATCAATCCTGATAATACAGATTTGATTATTGGACCATTCTTCAAATCGAATGTTGTAGACGTTTTAGACTTTACAAAAAATCAGAAAATTCCGATTGTTGCTCCTTTTGCCAACTCTCCGGAATTATATAACTATAGCAACCTGATTATTGTAGAAACAAACGATCAGACCTATGCCGATAAAATCGTGGATGAAGTAAGAGCTTCTTACTCTGACCAAAAGATTTACATTGTTGCAGATGCTAAAAAAACGAATGCAAATTATATCAAGAGCGGTTTAGAAAAAGCGCTTAAGAAACCTAATGTAATTATCGTTAATTCAGCTTCTGAAATTCAGTTGGATCAGAATATGATGACGGGGCAGTCTGCTCCTGTGATTGCTATTTTAGCAAATGAGAGTAATGATGTGGGAGAAGTTTTTGCGAATAAAGTAATTTCTCTTTCCAAAGACGTACAGGGTATAAAAGCATTCAGTATGTATTATATTCCTGTTTTTGAGAAAAAAGTAGATGAGCTAAGCCAGGCAAATTTAGTCTATCTTATGGATAGAAAAATCAATGCAGAAGGCAGTTTTGAAAAAGAAATTTTAGCCGCATATAAAAGTAAATATTGCAAAACTCCTCCAAAATACGCCATAATAGGGTTTGATGTGGTGAATGATATGTTGACAAGAGAAAACAGAAAAGGAGAGATTTTCAGACAAATGAATAAAGTACAGACCCAATTGGCAACTAAATTTGAGTTTGTGAAATCAAAAGCGAACGGAGCCTATGTAAATACTGGCTACAGAGTTATCAGATTGGTTCCTTAA
- a CDS encoding RagB/SusD family nutrient uptake outer membrane protein has product MKKIFYIAIAVLGLTATSCSEELMETYAPGALTEETAIQTADDLQLFLNNTYNGLTSRSESEFVSIFTDEVGIGFENGGQGINDDYVFFMTPQATAPDNLWAVNYFTIARANRILDLATKLNPTTAADINKINKIKAEALTLRAYCHLRILSYFTTDMKNPSALAGIISNKIYGIDDNDYPRNTNAEFYTFIHNDLDQAITLFNGLPAAAFSNIFASKTLAQGLKARAYTYAGDYTNAETWANTVISTSGLSLSTYATYPSVFLTESNASNVEVIFKLKRTNTQNAQATNLHNAWYNGAPSVAGAPWYEISRALFNKLNTSDTRYRTLVNPNSTIDPNYATAADVRNSDRLLINKHGGTLTAGAAPWASTASNANNNDIKVMRLAEMYLIRAEARTAAGDLVGAATALKALRDSRYSAAQTLPVFANAQAAWKAILDERRVEFAFEGYRFIDLKRLGTLANSGIDRNPADYQSATSNYPAGNPANLPLNSYKWALPIPTSETNVNSAIQQNPGY; this is encoded by the coding sequence GCACCGGGTGCTTTAACTGAGGAAACAGCAATTCAGACTGCGGATGATTTACAATTATTTTTAAACAATACATATAATGGATTAACAAGTAGAAGTGAGTCTGAGTTTGTTTCTATTTTTACTGATGAAGTAGGTATTGGTTTTGAAAACGGAGGACAGGGTATTAATGATGACTATGTGTTTTTCATGACTCCTCAGGCAACTGCCCCAGATAATCTTTGGGCTGTAAACTACTTTACTATCGCTAGGGCTAATCGAATATTAGATTTAGCTACTAAATTGAACCCAACAACAGCAGCTGATATTAATAAGATTAATAAAATAAAGGCGGAAGCTTTAACTTTAAGAGCTTACTGCCATTTGAGAATTTTATCTTATTTTACTACAGATATGAAAAATCCGTCAGCTCTTGCCGGTATTATTTCTAATAAAATTTATGGTATTGATGATAATGATTATCCTAGAAATACTAACGCAGAGTTTTATACATTTATTCATAATGATTTAGATCAAGCTATTACGTTGTTTAACGGCTTGCCTGCAGCTGCTTTTTCTAATATTTTTGCTAGTAAAACATTAGCACAAGGATTAAAAGCAAGAGCCTATACTTATGCAGGTGATTATACGAATGCAGAAACATGGGCTAATACAGTTATCAGTACTTCTGGGCTGTCTTTATCAACATATGCAACTTATCCATCAGTTTTTCTTACTGAATCTAATGCTAGTAATGTAGAGGTTATATTCAAGTTAAAGAGAACTAATACACAAAATGCTCAAGCCACCAATCTTCATAATGCTTGGTATAATGGTGCACCTTCTGTAGCAGGAGCTCCTTGGTATGAAATAAGTAGAGCATTGTTTAATAAATTAAATACTTCAGATACACGTTATAGAACATTAGTAAATCCTAATTCTACAATTGATCCAAACTATGCTACAGCAGCAGATGTTAGGAATTCAGATAGATTGCTAATTAATAAACATGGTGGAACATTGACTGCAGGTGCTGCTCCTTGGGCATCAACTGCTTCAAATGCTAATAACAATGACATTAAAGTGATGAGATTGGCAGAAATGTATCTAATCAGAGCTGAAGCTAGAACGGCTGCAGGTGATTTGGTAGGGGCTGCAACAGCTTTAAAAGCATTAAGAGATTCTAGATATAGTGCTGCTCAGACTTTGCCTGTTTTTGCTAATGCGCAAGCTGCATGGAAAGCAATTCTTGATGAGAGAAGAGTAGAATTTGCTTTTGAAGGATATCGTTTCATAGATTTAAAAAGACTAGGAACTTTAGCGAATTCAGGAATAGATAGAAACCCAGCTGATTACCAGTCTGCAACATCAAATTATCCAGCAGGTAACCCAGCAAATCTACCTCTAAATAGTTATAAATGGGCATTGCCTATTCCAACTAGTGAAACAAATGTTAACTCTGCTATTCAGCAGAATCCTGGTTATTAA
- the fabD gene encoding ACP S-malonyltransferase, whose amino-acid sequence MKALVFPGQGSQFVGMGKELYDSRKDIKDLMESANEILGFDILSIMFNGADEDLKKTEVTQPSIFIHSVAALKAVNGLGAEMVAGHSLGEFSALVANGVLSFDDGLKLVSERAKAMQAACDANPSSMAAILGLEDAKVEEICAQISGIVVPANYNCPGQLVISGETAAVEEACVKLKEAGAKRALLLPVNGAFHSPLMRPAQERLAAAIEQTKFRKATIPVYQNITTTSISDPDEIKKNLIAQLTGPVKWTQSVQNMIKDGATNFVEVGPGKTLQGLIKKIDGSVDVASAI is encoded by the coding sequence ATGAAAGCACTTGTATTTCCTGGGCAGGGTTCTCAGTTCGTAGGAATGGGAAAAGAATTGTATGATTCTCGAAAAGACATTAAAGACTTGATGGAATCTGCCAATGAAATTTTAGGGTTCGATATCCTTTCCATTATGTTTAATGGAGCAGATGAAGATCTTAAAAAAACTGAGGTTACCCAACCTTCAATTTTTATACATTCAGTAGCTGCGTTGAAAGCAGTAAATGGTCTTGGAGCAGAAATGGTTGCAGGACATTCTTTAGGAGAATTTTCAGCACTGGTTGCCAATGGAGTTTTATCTTTTGATGACGGTTTGAAGCTGGTTTCTGAAAGAGCAAAAGCAATGCAGGCGGCTTGTGATGCAAATCCAAGCTCTATGGCAGCAATTTTAGGATTGGAAGATGCTAAAGTTGAAGAAATCTGTGCACAAATCAGTGGAATTGTTGTCCCTGCGAATTACAACTGTCCCGGACAATTGGTAATTTCAGGTGAAACAGCAGCTGTTGAAGAAGCTTGTGTGAAATTAAAAGAAGCAGGAGCGAAAAGAGCATTGTTATTACCTGTAAATGGAGCGTTTCATTCCCCATTGATGCGGCCTGCACAAGAAAGACTGGCAGCAGCAATTGAGCAGACAAAATTCAGAAAAGCTACCATTCCGGTATATCAGAATATTACCACTACTTCAATTTCTGATCCGGATGAAATTAAGAAAAACCTGATTGCACAATTAACAGGTCCTGTAAAATGGACGCAGTCAGTTCAGAATATGATTAAAGATGGGGCAACTAATTTCGTAGAAGTTGGACCTGGAAAAACGTTACAAGGGCTGATCAAGAAGATTGACGGGTCTGTAGACGTTGCTTCTGCAATCTAA
- the bshC gene encoding bacillithiol biosynthesis cysteine-adding enzyme BshC — MKTINKISFQDIQSIPQLVKDFLNQEIEGFEENTFSIDNFKNQIHIKQNAFSSEQRNVLFNTLEKQLSSLKLSARQQEHLESLKQPNTFTITTGHQLNLFTGPAFFVYKILQTVKTCTYLKENFPDFNFVPVYWMASEDHDFAEINHFKTESNYYETNEKSGGAVGRIHIHDTHFISEFEKEFKDSIFGTELILMLKESYKAGNTLTDAIRILVNRLFSEFGLLIIDGDSKELKNQVKGIFKDELLNFSLHKTSKEKVDFLTRKYGKVQVNPREINLFYLSETRDRIDFDGKKYFIVDKNISFTEEEILNELENTPERFSPNALMRPVYQECVLPNLAYIGGNAEIMYWLELKDYFKKINIPFPLLIPRNSMLFLKGKTLGKIQKLNLKIEDFFENFTTIINHKIVEDSSVLKLLEEKESLLQTNFSELKAVAETTERSFGNMVKAEEVRQLKSFTRMKKRLLHAEKIKQGELLERLENLFLDVHPSKNWQERVYNFSVFFADFGYSWLETCLEEMVVQESRLIIVAI; from the coding sequence TTGAAAACTATTAATAAAATATCGTTTCAAGATATACAAAGTATTCCTCAGTTAGTAAAAGATTTTTTGAATCAGGAAATTGAGGGATTTGAAGAAAATACATTTTCTATAGACAATTTTAAAAATCAGATCCACATAAAGCAGAATGCCTTCTCTTCAGAGCAAAGAAATGTTTTATTTAATACTCTGGAAAAGCAGCTTTCAAGCCTTAAACTTTCTGCAAGGCAGCAAGAACATTTGGAAAGCTTAAAACAGCCGAATACATTTACAATTACAACTGGTCATCAGCTTAATCTTTTTACTGGACCTGCTTTCTTTGTTTATAAGATTTTACAGACTGTAAAAACCTGTACCTATCTGAAAGAAAACTTTCCGGATTTTAATTTTGTTCCTGTGTATTGGATGGCTTCAGAAGATCATGATTTTGCGGAAATCAATCATTTTAAGACTGAATCCAATTATTATGAAACCAATGAAAAATCAGGAGGTGCAGTAGGAAGAATCCATATTCATGATACGCATTTCATTTCCGAATTTGAAAAGGAATTTAAAGATTCTATTTTTGGAACCGAGCTGATTTTGATGCTCAAAGAATCTTATAAAGCAGGAAATACATTGACGGATGCTATCCGAATTTTGGTAAACAGATTGTTTTCTGAATTCGGATTATTAATTATAGACGGAGATTCAAAAGAACTTAAAAACCAGGTTAAAGGTATTTTTAAAGACGAGTTACTGAATTTTAGCTTACATAAAACATCTAAGGAAAAAGTTGATTTCCTGACTAGAAAATATGGGAAAGTACAGGTGAATCCGCGTGAAATTAATTTGTTCTACCTTTCCGAAACAAGAGACAGAATTGATTTTGACGGTAAAAAATATTTCATAGTAGATAAAAATATCTCGTTTACAGAAGAAGAAATCTTAAATGAGCTGGAAAATACTCCAGAAAGATTCAGCCCGAATGCTTTGATGCGTCCGGTGTATCAGGAATGTGTTTTACCCAATCTGGCATATATCGGAGGAAATGCAGAGATCATGTACTGGCTTGAGCTGAAAGATTATTTCAAAAAAATAAATATTCCTTTTCCTTTGCTGATTCCGAGAAATTCCATGTTGTTTTTAAAAGGAAAAACATTAGGGAAAATTCAGAAACTGAATCTTAAAATAGAAGATTTCTTTGAGAATTTTACAACCATTATTAATCATAAAATAGTTGAGGACAGCAGTGTACTGAAACTGTTGGAAGAAAAGGAAAGTTTATTACAGACTAATTTTTCTGAATTAAAAGCTGTTGCGGAAACTACTGAAAGATCTTTTGGAAATATGGTGAAAGCCGAAGAAGTGAGACAGTTGAAATCATTTACCCGAATGAAAAAACGTCTTCTTCACGCAGAAAAAATAAAACAAGGTGAATTGCTGGAAAGATTGGAAAATCTGTTTCTGGATGTGCATCCTTCCAAGAATTGGCAGGAAAGAGTCTATAACTTTAGCGTATTTTTTGCTGACTTCGGGTATTCATGGCTTGAAACTTGTTTAGAAGAAATGGTGGTTCAGGAATCCAGATTGATAATTGTTGCCATTTAA
- the pckA gene encoding phosphoenolpyruvate carboxykinase (ATP) → MKNAKIIQDLEKLGIKGDYQVIYNPSYEELYQAEVSPENQGFEKAELTESGAVSVKTGIFTGRSPKDRYIVQDDVTRETIFWDGKVNLPTTPEIFKSCKDLVLNQLSDAKKIYVVDAFCGTNADTRLKVRFIVEVAWQAHFVTNMFIRPSHYELENFGEPDFTVINGSKTTNPNWEAQGLNSENFVMFNLTEKLQIIGGTWYGGEMKKGMFAMMNYYLPLKGMASMHCSANVGEEGDVALFFGLSGTGKTTLSADPKRYLIGDDEHGWDNNGVFNYEGGCYAKVIDLSAEKEPDIFAAIKRDALLENVVVNNGIADYTDGSITENTRVSYPIYHINKIVLPSKAGHAKKIVYLSADAFGVLPPVSVLNEDQAQYHFLCGYTSKLAGTERGITEPEPSFSPAFGEAFLTLHPTMYSKTLIGKMKEHGAKAYLVNTGWNGTGKRISLKDTRAIIDAIIDGSIENAPKTMVPIMNLEIPTALPNVSEGILDPRNTYNDASEWEEKAKDLAGRYIKNFEQYCNTEEGKKLIPSGPQLQEQTIN, encoded by the coding sequence ATGAAAAACGCTAAAATCATCCAAGATTTAGAAAAATTAGGGATTAAAGGAGACTACCAAGTAATATATAATCCTTCGTATGAAGAGTTATATCAGGCTGAAGTTTCTCCTGAAAATCAAGGGTTTGAAAAAGCAGAGCTTACGGAATCTGGTGCGGTATCGGTAAAAACAGGAATTTTCACAGGTCGTTCACCTAAAGATAGATATATAGTTCAGGATGATGTTACAAGAGAAACAATTTTCTGGGATGGTAAAGTAAATTTACCAACGACACCGGAAATCTTTAAATCTTGTAAAGATTTAGTGCTGAACCAACTTTCTGATGCGAAAAAGATCTATGTAGTAGATGCTTTCTGCGGAACAAATGCAGATACGAGATTAAAAGTAAGGTTCATCGTTGAAGTAGCGTGGCAGGCACATTTCGTTACTAATATGTTTATCCGTCCTTCTCATTATGAGCTGGAAAACTTTGGAGAGCCGGATTTCACGGTAATCAATGGTTCTAAAACAACAAACCCGAACTGGGAAGCTCAGGGATTAAACTCTGAAAATTTTGTAATGTTCAACCTTACTGAAAAGCTTCAGATCATTGGAGGAACTTGGTACGGAGGAGAAATGAAGAAAGGAATGTTTGCTATGATGAACTACTATCTTCCATTGAAAGGAATGGCTTCTATGCACTGTTCTGCAAACGTAGGAGAAGAAGGAGATGTTGCTCTTTTCTTCGGACTTTCAGGAACGGGAAAAACAACGTTGTCTGCAGATCCTAAAAGATACCTAATTGGTGATGATGAACATGGTTGGGATAACAATGGAGTGTTCAACTATGAAGGAGGTTGCTATGCAAAAGTAATCGACCTTTCTGCTGAAAAAGAACCGGATATTTTCGCTGCCATTAAAAGGGATGCATTGTTGGAGAACGTTGTGGTAAATAATGGAATCGCTGATTATACAGACGGATCTATTACTGAGAACACAAGAGTTTCTTATCCGATTTATCATATCAATAAAATCGTTTTACCATCAAAAGCTGGTCATGCTAAAAAGATTGTTTACCTTTCTGCAGACGCATTCGGAGTATTGCCTCCCGTTTCAGTATTGAATGAAGATCAGGCGCAATACCACTTCCTTTGTGGATATACTTCAAAATTGGCGGGAACTGAAAGAGGAATCACTGAACCTGAACCGTCTTTCTCTCCGGCATTTGGTGAGGCTTTCTTAACATTGCATCCGACAATGTATTCAAAAACATTGATCGGAAAAATGAAAGAGCATGGAGCAAAAGCTTATCTGGTAAACACAGGTTGGAATGGTACAGGAAAGAGAATCTCTTTGAAAGATACAAGAGCAATTATTGATGCAATTATCGATGGTTCCATCGAAAATGCTCCTAAAACAATGGTTCCTATTATGAATCTTGAAATTCCTACCGCGTTACCGAACGTATCTGAAGGTATCTTAGATCCTCGAAATACATATAATGATGCTTCAGAGTGGGAAGAGAAAGCGAAAGACTTGGCTGGAAGATATATCAAAAACTTTGAACAGTATTGTAATACTGAAGAAGGTAAGAAACTAATTCCTTCGGGGCCTCAATTACAAGAACAAACAATAAACTAA
- a CDS encoding 3-dehydroquinate dehydratase, translated as MKVLIVNGPNLNLLGTREPEIYGTTSMENYLEGLKSEFTSHEIIYYQSNIEGELINRLQEDDFDALIINPGAFTHYSYAIADCLKNIRKQKVEVHISNIYKREEFRQKSVTAANTDAVLSGFGMEGYRLAVLSLK; from the coding sequence ATGAAAGTTTTAATTGTCAATGGTCCCAATCTCAACTTATTAGGAACAAGAGAACCGGAAATCTACGGAACAACCTCAATGGAGAACTATCTGGAAGGGTTGAAATCCGAATTTACTTCCCATGAAATAATCTATTATCAGTCGAATATTGAAGGAGAGCTGATCAACAGACTTCAGGAGGATGATTTTGATGCTCTCATTATTAACCCCGGAGCTTTCACCCATTATTCTTATGCGATTGCAGATTGCTTAAAGAATATCCGTAAGCAGAAAGTAGAAGTACACATCAGCAATATCTATAAAAGAGAAGAGTTCCGGCAGAAATCTGTAACGGCAGCGAATACAGATGCGGTTTTGTCCGGATTTGGAATGGAGGGTTACAGGCTGGCGGTTTTGAGTTTGAAATAA
- a CDS encoding GYDIA family GHMP kinase, with product MGGIFSPGKLMLTSEYFAMDGALVLAVPTKLGQEFSFEEKDDKKSLIFWEAYHQNKLWLKAVIDYENWQILETNIPSSAEFILKTLKNVQSLSTIKFKNDFTYHLKTNLQFPADYGLGSSSTLMTNLAEWAQIDPFHLNKISLGGSGYDIAVAKEKSAILFRNVPDIKYEKVNFDPPFKNELIFIHLNQKQNSREGISLYKSKIKSEKLVDEFSNLTRNILLCNELKNFSELMLIHEQRISNFLEIPTVKERLFADCPVFIKSLGAWGGDFVMSSKFEGFKDYFWGKGFRTIFEYSDLID from the coding sequence ATGGGCGGGATATTTTCACCGGGAAAGCTGATGCTTACTTCAGAATATTTCGCAATGGACGGAGCTCTTGTCTTAGCGGTACCTACCAAGCTGGGACAAGAGTTTTCTTTTGAAGAAAAAGATGATAAGAAATCCCTGATCTTTTGGGAAGCTTATCATCAAAACAAACTATGGTTAAAAGCTGTCATTGATTACGAAAACTGGCAGATTTTAGAAACCAATATTCCTTCAAGTGCTGAATTTATTTTAAAAACATTAAAAAATGTTCAGTCACTTTCTACCATTAAATTTAAAAACGACTTTACCTATCATTTAAAGACCAATCTTCAGTTTCCGGCAGATTACGGTTTGGGCAGTAGCTCTACTTTAATGACTAATCTGGCGGAATGGGCGCAAATTGATCCCTTTCATTTAAATAAGATAAGTCTGGGAGGTAGCGGATACGATATTGCGGTGGCTAAAGAGAAATCTGCGATTCTTTTTCGGAACGTTCCTGACATTAAATATGAAAAGGTGAATTTTGATCCCCCTTTCAAGAATGAACTTATTTTTATTCATTTAAATCAGAAGCAGAATAGTCGTGAGGGAATCAGTCTTTACAAGTCAAAAATAAAGTCTGAAAAACTGGTTGATGAATTTTCGAATCTTACAAGAAATATTTTACTATGTAATGAATTGAAAAATTTTTCTGAACTAATGTTGATTCATGAACAAAGAATTTCTAATTTTCTTGAAATTCCGACAGTCAAAGAGAGGTTGTTCGCTGATTGTCCGGTATTTATAAAAAGTTTAGGCGCTTGGGGCGGAGATTTTGTAATGAGCTCAAAATTTGAGGGCTTTAAGGACTATTTTTGGGGAAAAGGTTTTCGCACAATTTTTGAGTATTCCGATTTAATCGATTGA